The Gasterosteus aculeatus chromosome 8, fGasAcu3.hap1.1, whole genome shotgun sequence genome has a window encoding:
- the ror1 gene encoding inactive tyrosine-protein kinase transmembrane receptor ROR1 isoform X1: MYPTRAASGQRVWRCPQCALWIALLLQSVLDLSASGSESPQDPSVIAATSWNGSSDGPSFIRLEAPMNNITTSLGHTADLLCRVSGNPQPSVRWLKNDAPVVQEPRRISHRSMPYGSRLRIRNLDTTDTGYFQCVASNAQGTVSTTGVLFVKFDPLPTLLAGRPTEDFDEEGFCQPYRGIACARFIGNRSIFVDSFQMQGEIETQITAAFTMIGSSNHLSDRCSQFAIPSLCHFAFPTCDRSSGSDRPRDLCKDECEILENDLCKTEYIIARSNPLILKRLKLPNCEDLAAFDSPEAANCLRIGIPMAEPINKNHKCFNNSGTDYRGTVSVTKSGRQCQPWNSQYPHSHTYLAIRYAELNGGHSYCRNPGNKLEAPWCFTLDEGVRMEICDIPVCDHKEKSGGSNMEILYILVPSVAIPLAIALLFFFICVCRNNQKSPRPPAPRQPKPVRGQNVEMSMLTTAYKPKSKAKELPLSAVRFMEELGECTLGKIYKGHLYLPGMDQAQLVAIKTLKDISNPQQWVDFQQEAAVLTELQHPHVVCLLGVVIQEQPVCMLFEFLPLGDLHEFLIMRSPHSDVGCSSDEDGTVKSSLDHGDFLHMSIQVAAGMEYLASHFYTHKDLAARNILVGEQLQIKISDLGLSRAIYSSDYYCLQPKTLLPIRWMPPEAIAYGKFTSDSDIWSFGVVLWEIFSYGLQPYYGFSNQEVMEMVRKRQLLTCPEDCPPRFYGLMTECWQEGPTRRTRFKDIHLRLRAWEGLSSHASSSTPSGGGGNATTQTTSLSASPVSNLSNPRYAAAAAAAAGYLYPAQAIASPGQMGPIQAWTPMAVTQTHQRFIPVNGYPIPPGYAAFPAHFPPAQPTRVVQHHLPPPKSRSPSSASGSTSTGHVSGVHSTTGSNHDANTPLLSHCIMPGSSGGAVQVYGQVGQKGVGQLDHASQKALLAADSDALMYNDSSVITAGL; the protein is encoded by the exons GGTCTGAGTCTCCCCAAGACCCCAGTGTGATAGCTGCCACTTCATGGAACGGCTCTAGTGACG GGCCGTCCTTCATACGTCTCGAAGCCCCCATGAACAACATCACCACCTCCCTGGGCCACACGGCCGACCTCTTGTGCCGCGTGTCCGGCAACCCGCAGCCCTCCGTGCGCTGGCTGAAGAACGACGCCCCGGTGGTGCAGGAGCCGCGGCGGATCTCTCACCGGTCCATGCCGTACGGGTCCCGCCTCCGCATCCGCAACCTGGACACCACAGACACGGGTTACTTCCAGTGCGTGGCCAGCAACGCCCAGGGCACGGTGTCCACGACAGGCGTGCTCTTTGTCAAATTCG ATCCACTCCCTACACTTCTGGCAGGAAGGCCAAC GGAGGATTTTGATGAAGAAGGGTTCTGCCAGCCGTACAGAGGAATAGCGTGCGCCCGCTTCATTGGGAACCGCAGCATCTTCGTCGACTCGTTTCAGATGCAGGGAGAGATCGAGACCCAGATTACAG CGGCGTTCACCATGATCGGGTCATCCAACCACTTATCTGATCGTTGCTCCCAGTTTGCCATCCCGTCCCTCTGCCACTTTGCCTTCCCCACCTGCGACCGGAGCTCTGGAAGCGACAGGCCTCGCGACCTGTGCAAGGACGAGTGCGAGATCCTGGAGAACGACCTGTGCAAGACGGAGTACATCATCGCCCGCTCAAACCCCCTCATCCTGAAGAGGCTGAAGCTGCCCAACTGTGAGGACCTGGCCGCCTTCGACAGCCCGGAGGCCGCCAACTGCCTGAGAATCGGCATCCCCATGGCCGAGCCCATAAACAAGA ATCACAAGTGTTTCAACAACAGCGGGACGGACTACAGAGGGACGGTCAGCGTGACCAAGTCGGGCCGTCAGTGTCAGCCGTGGAACTCTCAGTACCCGCACAGTCACACCTACCTGGCCATCCGCTACGCCGAGCTGAACGGCGGACACTCGTACTGCCGCAACCCCGGGAACAAACTCGAGGCGCCCTGGTGCTTCACGCTGGACGAGGGCGTCCGCATGGAGATCTGTGACATACCCGTCTGTG ACCATAAAGAGAAGTCTGGCGGCAGCAACATGGAGATCCTGTACATCCTGGTCCCCAGTGTGGCCATCCCGTTGGCCATCGccttgctcttcttcttcatctgcgTGTGCCGCAACAACCAGAAGTCCCCGAGACCTCCTGCGCCGCGCCAGCCCAAACCGGTCCGGGGACAAAACGTTGAGATGTCCATGCTCACCACGGCATACAAGCCCAAG AGTAAAGCCAAAGAGCTTCCCCTGTCGGCTGTGCGTTTCATGGAGGAGCTTGGAGAGTGCACTTTAGGGAAGATCTACAAGGGTCACCTGTATCTGCCGGGCATGGACCAGGCACAGCTCGTGGCCATAAAGACCCTGAAGGATATTTCCAATCCACAACAGTGGGTCGACTTCCAGCAG GAGGCTGCTGTGCTGACGGAGCTGCAGCACCCACACGTGGTGTGCCTTCTGGGTGTGGTGATCCAGGAGCAGCCCGTCTGCATgctctttgagtttttgcccCTGGGGGACCTCCACGAGTTCCTCATCATGCGCTCGCCCCACTCTGACGtcggctgcagcagcgatgAGGACGGCACTGTGAAGTCCAGCCTGGATCACGGGGACTTCCTGCACATGTCCATACAG GTGGCAGCTGGGATGGAGTACTTGGCCAGCCACTTCTACACCCATAAAGACCTCGCAGCTCGGAACATTTTAGTAGGCGAGCAGCTCCAAATCAAGATCTCCGACCTCGGTCTCTCCAGAGCAATCTACTCCTCAGACTACTACTGCCTCCAGCCCAAAACCCTGCTGCCCATCCGCTGGATGCCCCCAGAGGCCATCGCGTACGGCAAGTTCACGTCAGACTCTGACATCTGGTCCTTCGGAGTTGTGCTGTGGGAGATCTTCAGCTACGGTCTGCAGCCCTATTACGGCTTCTCCAACCAAGAGGTGATGGAGATGGTGAGAAAGAGGCAGCTGCTGACCTGCCCCGAGGACTGTCCCCCGAG GTTTTATGGTCTGATGACGGAGTGCTGGCAGGAGGGACCAACGCGCCGAACGCGCTTCAAGGACATCCACCTCCGGCTGCGAGCCTGGGAGGGGCTGTCCTCCCACGCCAGCTCCAGCACTCCCTCGGGCGGTGGAGGCAACGCCACCACCCAGACCACCTCGCTGAGCGCCAGCCCCGTGAGCAACCTCAGCAACCCCCGCTACGCGGCTGCTGCCGCCGCGGCTGCAGGTTACCTCTACCCGGCCCAGGCCATCGCCTCCCCGGGCCAGATGGGCCCTATTCAGGCCTGGACGCCCATGGCCGTGACGCAAACCCACCAGCGCTTCATCCCCGTCAACGGGTACCCGATCCCGCCAGGGTACGCCGCCTTCCCCGCCCACTTTCCACCTGCCCAACCAACCAGGGTGGTGCAGCATCACCTGCCGCCGCCCAAAAGCCGCTCGCCCAGCAGCGCCAGCGGCTCCACCAGCACGGGTCACGTGAGCGGAGTGCATTCCACCACGGGCTCCAACCACGACGCCAACACGCCGCTGCTCTCCCACTGCATCATGCCGGGGAGCAGCGGGGGAGCGGTTCAGGTGTACGGACAGGTTGGCCAGAAGGGAGTGGGACAACTGGACCACGCATCGCAAAAGGCGCTGCTCGCCGCGGATTCTGACGCGCTAATGTACAACGACTCGTCGGTCATCACCGCAGGCCTGTAG
- the ror1 gene encoding inactive tyrosine-protein kinase transmembrane receptor ROR1 isoform X2, which yields MYPTRAASGQRVWRCPQCALWIALLLQSVLDLSASGPSFIRLEAPMNNITTSLGHTADLLCRVSGNPQPSVRWLKNDAPVVQEPRRISHRSMPYGSRLRIRNLDTTDTGYFQCVASNAQGTVSTTGVLFVKFDPLPTLLAGRPTEDFDEEGFCQPYRGIACARFIGNRSIFVDSFQMQGEIETQITAAFTMIGSSNHLSDRCSQFAIPSLCHFAFPTCDRSSGSDRPRDLCKDECEILENDLCKTEYIIARSNPLILKRLKLPNCEDLAAFDSPEAANCLRIGIPMAEPINKNHKCFNNSGTDYRGTVSVTKSGRQCQPWNSQYPHSHTYLAIRYAELNGGHSYCRNPGNKLEAPWCFTLDEGVRMEICDIPVCDHKEKSGGSNMEILYILVPSVAIPLAIALLFFFICVCRNNQKSPRPPAPRQPKPVRGQNVEMSMLTTAYKPKSKAKELPLSAVRFMEELGECTLGKIYKGHLYLPGMDQAQLVAIKTLKDISNPQQWVDFQQEAAVLTELQHPHVVCLLGVVIQEQPVCMLFEFLPLGDLHEFLIMRSPHSDVGCSSDEDGTVKSSLDHGDFLHMSIQVAAGMEYLASHFYTHKDLAARNILVGEQLQIKISDLGLSRAIYSSDYYCLQPKTLLPIRWMPPEAIAYGKFTSDSDIWSFGVVLWEIFSYGLQPYYGFSNQEVMEMVRKRQLLTCPEDCPPRFYGLMTECWQEGPTRRTRFKDIHLRLRAWEGLSSHASSSTPSGGGGNATTQTTSLSASPVSNLSNPRYAAAAAAAAGYLYPAQAIASPGQMGPIQAWTPMAVTQTHQRFIPVNGYPIPPGYAAFPAHFPPAQPTRVVQHHLPPPKSRSPSSASGSTSTGHVSGVHSTTGSNHDANTPLLSHCIMPGSSGGAVQVYGQVGQKGVGQLDHASQKALLAADSDALMYNDSSVITAGL from the exons GGCCGTCCTTCATACGTCTCGAAGCCCCCATGAACAACATCACCACCTCCCTGGGCCACACGGCCGACCTCTTGTGCCGCGTGTCCGGCAACCCGCAGCCCTCCGTGCGCTGGCTGAAGAACGACGCCCCGGTGGTGCAGGAGCCGCGGCGGATCTCTCACCGGTCCATGCCGTACGGGTCCCGCCTCCGCATCCGCAACCTGGACACCACAGACACGGGTTACTTCCAGTGCGTGGCCAGCAACGCCCAGGGCACGGTGTCCACGACAGGCGTGCTCTTTGTCAAATTCG ATCCACTCCCTACACTTCTGGCAGGAAGGCCAAC GGAGGATTTTGATGAAGAAGGGTTCTGCCAGCCGTACAGAGGAATAGCGTGCGCCCGCTTCATTGGGAACCGCAGCATCTTCGTCGACTCGTTTCAGATGCAGGGAGAGATCGAGACCCAGATTACAG CGGCGTTCACCATGATCGGGTCATCCAACCACTTATCTGATCGTTGCTCCCAGTTTGCCATCCCGTCCCTCTGCCACTTTGCCTTCCCCACCTGCGACCGGAGCTCTGGAAGCGACAGGCCTCGCGACCTGTGCAAGGACGAGTGCGAGATCCTGGAGAACGACCTGTGCAAGACGGAGTACATCATCGCCCGCTCAAACCCCCTCATCCTGAAGAGGCTGAAGCTGCCCAACTGTGAGGACCTGGCCGCCTTCGACAGCCCGGAGGCCGCCAACTGCCTGAGAATCGGCATCCCCATGGCCGAGCCCATAAACAAGA ATCACAAGTGTTTCAACAACAGCGGGACGGACTACAGAGGGACGGTCAGCGTGACCAAGTCGGGCCGTCAGTGTCAGCCGTGGAACTCTCAGTACCCGCACAGTCACACCTACCTGGCCATCCGCTACGCCGAGCTGAACGGCGGACACTCGTACTGCCGCAACCCCGGGAACAAACTCGAGGCGCCCTGGTGCTTCACGCTGGACGAGGGCGTCCGCATGGAGATCTGTGACATACCCGTCTGTG ACCATAAAGAGAAGTCTGGCGGCAGCAACATGGAGATCCTGTACATCCTGGTCCCCAGTGTGGCCATCCCGTTGGCCATCGccttgctcttcttcttcatctgcgTGTGCCGCAACAACCAGAAGTCCCCGAGACCTCCTGCGCCGCGCCAGCCCAAACCGGTCCGGGGACAAAACGTTGAGATGTCCATGCTCACCACGGCATACAAGCCCAAG AGTAAAGCCAAAGAGCTTCCCCTGTCGGCTGTGCGTTTCATGGAGGAGCTTGGAGAGTGCACTTTAGGGAAGATCTACAAGGGTCACCTGTATCTGCCGGGCATGGACCAGGCACAGCTCGTGGCCATAAAGACCCTGAAGGATATTTCCAATCCACAACAGTGGGTCGACTTCCAGCAG GAGGCTGCTGTGCTGACGGAGCTGCAGCACCCACACGTGGTGTGCCTTCTGGGTGTGGTGATCCAGGAGCAGCCCGTCTGCATgctctttgagtttttgcccCTGGGGGACCTCCACGAGTTCCTCATCATGCGCTCGCCCCACTCTGACGtcggctgcagcagcgatgAGGACGGCACTGTGAAGTCCAGCCTGGATCACGGGGACTTCCTGCACATGTCCATACAG GTGGCAGCTGGGATGGAGTACTTGGCCAGCCACTTCTACACCCATAAAGACCTCGCAGCTCGGAACATTTTAGTAGGCGAGCAGCTCCAAATCAAGATCTCCGACCTCGGTCTCTCCAGAGCAATCTACTCCTCAGACTACTACTGCCTCCAGCCCAAAACCCTGCTGCCCATCCGCTGGATGCCCCCAGAGGCCATCGCGTACGGCAAGTTCACGTCAGACTCTGACATCTGGTCCTTCGGAGTTGTGCTGTGGGAGATCTTCAGCTACGGTCTGCAGCCCTATTACGGCTTCTCCAACCAAGAGGTGATGGAGATGGTGAGAAAGAGGCAGCTGCTGACCTGCCCCGAGGACTGTCCCCCGAG GTTTTATGGTCTGATGACGGAGTGCTGGCAGGAGGGACCAACGCGCCGAACGCGCTTCAAGGACATCCACCTCCGGCTGCGAGCCTGGGAGGGGCTGTCCTCCCACGCCAGCTCCAGCACTCCCTCGGGCGGTGGAGGCAACGCCACCACCCAGACCACCTCGCTGAGCGCCAGCCCCGTGAGCAACCTCAGCAACCCCCGCTACGCGGCTGCTGCCGCCGCGGCTGCAGGTTACCTCTACCCGGCCCAGGCCATCGCCTCCCCGGGCCAGATGGGCCCTATTCAGGCCTGGACGCCCATGGCCGTGACGCAAACCCACCAGCGCTTCATCCCCGTCAACGGGTACCCGATCCCGCCAGGGTACGCCGCCTTCCCCGCCCACTTTCCACCTGCCCAACCAACCAGGGTGGTGCAGCATCACCTGCCGCCGCCCAAAAGCCGCTCGCCCAGCAGCGCCAGCGGCTCCACCAGCACGGGTCACGTGAGCGGAGTGCATTCCACCACGGGCTCCAACCACGACGCCAACACGCCGCTGCTCTCCCACTGCATCATGCCGGGGAGCAGCGGGGGAGCGGTTCAGGTGTACGGACAGGTTGGCCAGAAGGGAGTGGGACAACTGGACCACGCATCGCAAAAGGCGCTGCTCGCCGCGGATTCTGACGCGCTAATGTACAACGACTCGTCGGTCATCACCGCAGGCCTGTAG